A region of Subtercola boreus DNA encodes the following proteins:
- a CDS encoding DUF3097 domain-containing protein, translated as MTFDRYSSDVLADFSRRPVREKPPTKEAAFDLVVEDVASDFCGSVVRTEGKMVELEDRRGRRRMFPLGGGFLFEGAPVILVAPSAARPAGALRTASGSVKAPDARARVARASRIFVEGRHDAELVEKVWGDDLRGEGVVVEYLEGVDHLDAVLKQFRPTSARRVGVLVDHLVTGSKETRIADAVMRAQGENAVLIVGHPYIDIWQAVKPGRLGIEAWPSIPRSIEWKHGICASLGWPHDDQADIAAAWQRILGRVRTYTDLEPELLGRVEQLIDFVTSGDHSDNGEGAR; from the coding sequence GTGACCTTCGACCGCTACAGCTCAGACGTTCTCGCAGACTTCTCCCGCCGGCCCGTGCGGGAGAAGCCGCCCACGAAGGAGGCCGCCTTCGACCTCGTGGTCGAAGATGTGGCGAGCGACTTCTGCGGCTCCGTCGTGCGCACCGAGGGAAAGATGGTCGAACTCGAAGACCGCCGGGGGCGACGCCGCATGTTCCCGCTCGGCGGCGGCTTCCTGTTCGAGGGCGCCCCGGTCATCCTCGTCGCGCCGTCCGCCGCGCGCCCGGCGGGGGCCCTCCGCACCGCATCCGGTTCGGTGAAGGCTCCGGATGCCCGGGCCAGGGTCGCCCGCGCCAGCCGCATCTTCGTCGAGGGCCGGCACGACGCCGAACTCGTGGAGAAGGTCTGGGGCGACGACCTCCGCGGCGAGGGCGTCGTCGTCGAATACCTGGAGGGCGTGGACCACCTCGACGCGGTGCTGAAGCAGTTCCGGCCCACCTCCGCCAGGCGGGTCGGCGTGCTCGTCGACCACCTCGTGACGGGCTCGAAGGAGACCCGGATCGCCGACGCGGTGATGCGCGCGCAGGGTGAGAACGCGGTGCTCATCGTCGGGCATCCGTACATCGACATCTGGCAGGCCGTGAAACCGGGGCGCCTCGGCATCGAGGCCTGGCCGAGCATCCCGCGGAGCATCGAGTGGAAGCACGGCATCTGCGCCTCGCTCGGCTGGCCGCATGACGACCAGGCCGACATCGCGGCGGCGTGGCAGCGCATCCTCGGCCGGGTGCGCACGTACACCGACCTCGAACCCGAGCTGCTCGGCCGGGTGGAGCAGCTGATCGACTTCGTGACGAGCGGCGACCACAGCGACAACGGCGAAGGAGCACGCTGA
- a CDS encoding RNA-binding S4 domain-containing protein, translating to MAELVTARVDSWAWAVRLFKTRSAATTACRAGHVRINGEKVKAAQSLRVGDEIRIRSGGFDRIVVVSRLVVKRVGAVVAAECFVDRTPPPPPRETVALVATRDRGAGRPTKRERREVDRLRGR from the coding sequence ATGGCTGAGCTGGTCACCGCGCGGGTGGACAGCTGGGCGTGGGCCGTGCGGCTGTTCAAGACCCGCTCGGCAGCCACGACGGCCTGCCGGGCAGGGCACGTGCGCATCAACGGTGAGAAGGTGAAGGCCGCCCAGTCGCTGCGGGTCGGCGACGAGATCCGCATCCGGAGCGGCGGTTTCGACCGCATCGTGGTGGTGTCCCGCCTGGTGGTGAAACGCGTGGGCGCCGTGGTCGCGGCAGAGTGCTTCGTGGACCGGACTCCCCCACCGCCGCCCCGCGAGACCGTCGCGTTGGTCGCGACCCGCGACCGCGGTGCGGGTCGCCCCACGAAACGCGAGCGGCGCGAGGTCGACCGCCTCCGCGGGCGCTGA
- a CDS encoding FHA domain-containing protein, whose translation MNLTGEFAAQMAALEGGVTPEELDAIAALPSGSALLIVRRGPSAGARFLLDKLTTVAGRHPDADVFLDDVTVSRRHAEFSRSGTTFTVRDLHSLNGTYFDGVRVDDALLADGSEIQVGKFRLTFYPSRRDVAANAEA comes from the coding sequence ATGAACCTCACCGGGGAGTTCGCCGCACAGATGGCGGCCCTCGAAGGCGGGGTCACCCCCGAGGAGCTCGACGCGATCGCCGCCCTGCCCTCCGGATCCGCCCTCCTGATCGTTCGGCGCGGGCCGAGCGCCGGAGCCCGGTTCCTTCTCGACAAGCTGACGACGGTCGCCGGCCGTCACCCCGACGCCGATGTCTTCCTCGACGACGTCACCGTCTCCCGCCGGCACGCCGAATTCTCCCGCTCGGGCACGACGTTCACCGTCCGTGACCTGCACTCCCTGAACGGAACGTACTTCGACGGGGTGCGGGTCGACGACGCTCTGCTCGCCGACGGCTCGGAGATCCAGGTCGGCAAGTTCAGGCTCACCTTCTACCCCTCACGTCGTGACGTGGCGGCGAACGCAGAAGCGTAG
- a CDS encoding peptidoglycan-binding domain-containing protein: MPGLAVPGAAALVVGLALAGWAATVLLSPPGQAAEPGGFSTATVVEGEVGAELSLNAAAEWQSAPVGRNEASGVVTSVDLEPGSEEQQGSHLYTVNGRAVVVARGDVPAYRPLAEGDAGDDVLQLQQLLSDTGFFAGPVDGVLGPDARAALGRWQQSLGETSSGEVGFGEVIFVPSLPARLTLDGAVTRGARLAGGEQVVLGLGVSPVFTVPVGAGQAAGITTGARVELTSPSGQRWQAVVAGRSAAPTGSTVVLSLAAAPSGAALPSAGAVPATPLPPAPGGGGAGPICGTVCAEIPLTGQTLLAARIVTVERVHGAVVPSIALQSDAQQSLALVDSAGVRHPVTVLAAARGLSVVQGVDPGLVVRVPATTTSVGEAGP; encoded by the coding sequence ATGCCCGGCCTCGCGGTGCCGGGAGCCGCGGCCCTCGTGGTCGGCCTGGCCCTGGCCGGCTGGGCGGCGACGGTGCTGCTGTCGCCGCCCGGCCAGGCTGCCGAGCCCGGCGGGTTCAGCACGGCGACGGTCGTCGAGGGGGAGGTCGGTGCGGAACTCTCCCTCAACGCCGCCGCGGAGTGGCAGTCGGCGCCGGTCGGCCGGAACGAGGCCAGCGGTGTGGTCACGAGCGTCGACCTCGAACCGGGCAGCGAGGAGCAGCAGGGGAGCCACCTCTACACGGTGAACGGCCGCGCGGTCGTGGTGGCGCGCGGAGATGTTCCCGCCTACCGCCCGCTCGCCGAGGGCGACGCCGGCGACGATGTGTTACAGCTGCAGCAGCTGCTCAGCGACACCGGCTTCTTCGCCGGGCCGGTCGACGGCGTGCTCGGGCCGGATGCCCGTGCCGCCCTCGGGCGCTGGCAGCAGTCCCTCGGCGAAACCAGTTCGGGCGAGGTGGGGTTCGGGGAGGTGATCTTCGTCCCCTCCCTGCCCGCCCGGCTCACGCTCGACGGCGCGGTGACCCGTGGGGCACGCCTCGCCGGCGGCGAACAGGTCGTTCTCGGCCTCGGGGTTTCGCCCGTGTTCACGGTGCCGGTCGGAGCGGGCCAGGCCGCCGGCATCACGACGGGCGCCCGCGTCGAACTCACCTCGCCGTCAGGCCAGCGCTGGCAGGCCGTGGTTGCGGGCCGGAGCGCAGCTCCGACCGGCAGTACGGTGGTCCTCAGTCTCGCCGCGGCGCCCTCCGGCGCGGCGCTGCCCTCTGCCGGCGCCGTACCGGCCACCCCGCTGCCACCCGCCCCTGGCGGCGGCGGGGCGGGGCCGATCTGCGGAACAGTGTGCGCCGAGATCCCGCTCACCGGACAGACCCTGCTTGCCGCGCGCATCGTCACCGTCGAGCGTGTGCACGGGGCCGTCGTGCCCTCGATCGCCCTGCAGTCGGATGCCCAGCAGTCCCTGGCGCTCGTCGACAGTGCCGGAGTGCGGCACCCGGTCACCGTGCTGGCAGCGGCGCGAGGACTCTCCGTCGTGCAGGGAGTCGATCCCGGGCTGGTCGTGCGTGTTCCCGCCACTACCACCAGCGTGGGCGAGGCCGGCCCGTGA
- a CDS encoding MerR family transcriptional regulator encodes MGASPARSLPGDGSPARLLSIGQVLSQLSPEFSDISPSKLRFLEERGLVSPARTQSGYRKFSNADVERLRLVLAMQRDCYLPLNVIKQYLHDVDAGLNPPMPGGTSATVPSRGGPSMLGGARRFSRDDLLNETHATPQLLNDAISASLVTASETYGDDAVGVLKAMVELQKVGIEPRHLRGFRAAADREVGLIESALLPIARRNTVSSRAQIAERASEISGQLEIVRTSLIRAALGKLAP; translated from the coding sequence GTGGGCGCCTCGCCCGCGCGGTCCCTTCCGGGGGACGGATCGCCGGCACGGCTCCTCAGCATCGGCCAGGTGCTGTCGCAGCTGAGCCCTGAGTTCAGCGACATCAGTCCGTCGAAGCTGCGGTTCCTCGAGGAGCGCGGGCTCGTCTCGCCGGCCCGCACCCAGTCGGGGTACCGCAAGTTCTCGAACGCCGACGTGGAACGCCTTCGCCTCGTGCTGGCGATGCAACGCGACTGCTACCTGCCGCTGAACGTCATCAAGCAGTACCTGCACGACGTCGACGCAGGACTCAATCCGCCGATGCCGGGCGGCACCAGTGCGACGGTGCCGTCGCGCGGCGGCCCGTCCATGCTCGGGGGTGCCCGCCGGTTCAGCCGGGACGACCTGCTGAACGAGACGCACGCCACACCCCAGCTGCTGAACGACGCCATCAGTGCATCCCTGGTGACCGCCAGCGAGACCTACGGCGATGACGCGGTCGGTGTGCTGAAGGCGATGGTCGAGCTGCAGAAGGTCGGCATCGAGCCCCGGCACCTCCGTGGCTTCCGGGCCGCGGCCGACCGCGAGGTCGGATTGATCGAGAGCGCCCTGCTGCCGATCGCGCGCCGCAACACTGTGTCGAGCCGTGCGCAGATCGCCGAGCGTGCCAGCGAGATCTCCGGCCAGCTCGAAATCGTGCGCACCAGCCTGATCAGGGCGGCGCTCGGCAAGCTCGCCCCGTAG
- a CDS encoding trimeric intracellular cation channel family protein has product MRRAVARLYSVADHAATALFAIEGARAGVLAGLDLLGILVVGFCTALVGGILRDLLIGDVPPAAFRSPSRIVVALAGGALVFAGSRVFDTFPAEAFVLFDAAGLALFAVTGAQKAIEHRSNGVVVVILGTLTGVGGGVVRDVLLNRVPAVLAGDIYATAAALGALGVLVATRLRVPGVVALAIGFALCFGLRMIAVTFGWQLPHVA; this is encoded by the coding sequence GTGAGACGCGCCGTCGCCCGGCTGTACTCGGTCGCGGACCACGCGGCCACCGCCCTCTTCGCCATCGAGGGCGCCCGCGCGGGTGTGCTCGCCGGACTCGATCTGCTGGGCATCCTGGTGGTCGGGTTCTGCACCGCGCTCGTCGGCGGCATCCTCCGCGACCTGCTGATCGGCGACGTACCGCCGGCCGCGTTCCGCTCGCCCTCGCGCATCGTCGTGGCGCTGGCCGGCGGCGCCCTGGTGTTCGCCGGATCCCGCGTGTTCGACACCTTCCCGGCCGAGGCGTTCGTTCTCTTCGACGCCGCAGGGCTCGCCCTCTTCGCGGTGACCGGGGCCCAGAAGGCGATCGAGCACCGGTCGAATGGGGTGGTGGTGGTCATCCTCGGCACCCTGACCGGTGTGGGTGGCGGGGTCGTGCGCGATGTGCTGCTGAACCGTGTGCCGGCCGTGCTCGCCGGGGACATCTACGCGACGGCCGCGGCGCTCGGCGCTCTCGGGGTGCTGGTCGCGACACGGTTGCGCGTGCCGGGGGTGGTGGCGCTGGCGATCGGTTTCGCGCTCTGCTTCGGGCTCCGGATGATCGCGGTGACGTTCGGCTGGCAACTGCCGCACGTGGCATGA
- a CDS encoding ABC transporter ATP-binding protein gives MPPRLEARDLRFGFRPGELLFDGWNTAIAAGELVALTGPSGRGKSTLLHLLGLMVRPAGGAVLVDGQPTGSASDAERARLRADLLGFVFQDALLDPGRTVLDNVLETALYRSEPRRASIGRARELLARFGVERRADARPGQLSGGQAQRIALCRALMNRPGILLADEPTGNLDAASAAVVLDAFREVTEAGAAVLVATHDPWLVAHCDRVVEL, from the coding sequence ATGCCCCCGCGCCTCGAAGCGCGCGACCTCCGTTTCGGCTTCCGGCCCGGCGAGCTGCTGTTCGACGGCTGGAACACCGCGATCGCCGCTGGGGAGCTCGTCGCGCTCACCGGGCCGTCGGGGCGCGGCAAGTCCACCCTGCTGCACCTCCTCGGCCTCATGGTGCGGCCCGCGGGCGGTGCCGTGCTCGTCGACGGCCAGCCGACCGGCTCGGCATCCGACGCGGAGCGGGCGCGCCTTCGGGCAGACCTCCTGGGGTTCGTGTTCCAGGATGCCCTGCTCGACCCCGGCCGCACGGTGCTCGACAATGTGCTCGAGACCGCGCTCTACCGCTCCGAGCCCCGCCGGGCATCCATCGGCCGCGCGCGCGAGTTGCTGGCCCGTTTCGGGGTCGAACGGCGTGCCGATGCCCGGCCCGGCCAGCTCTCCGGCGGGCAGGCGCAGCGCATCGCCCTCTGCCGTGCGCTGATGAACCGTCCGGGCATCCTGCTTGCCGACGAACCGACGGGAAACCTCGACGCGGCCTCCGCCGCCGTCGTGCTGGACGCGTTCCGGGAGGTGACCGAAGCGGGCGCGGCGGTGCTCGTCGCCACGCACGATCCGTGGCTCGTGGCCCACTGCGACAGGGTCGTGGAGCTCTGA
- a CDS encoding ParA family protein yields MHVLSVSSLKGGVGKTTVTLGLASAAFAKGLRTLVVDLDPQSDVSTGMDINVSGHLNVADVLASPKEKIVRAAIAPSGWTKDRGGTIDVLIGSPSALNFDGPHPSIRDIWKLEEALATVESDYDLVLIDCAPSLNALTRTAWAASDRVAVVTEPGLFSVAAADRALRAIEEIRRGLSPRLQPLGIIVNRVRSQSLEHQFRIKELRDMFGPLVLSPQLPERTSLQQAQGAAKPLHVWPGEGAQEMARNFDLLLERVMRTGRIGDYADTAAAASGRSPADH; encoded by the coding sequence GTGCATGTACTCAGCGTCAGCTCACTCAAGGGCGGGGTCGGTAAGACAACCGTCACCCTCGGCCTCGCTTCCGCAGCCTTCGCGAAGGGTCTCCGCACACTGGTCGTCGACCTCGACCCGCAGTCCGATGTGTCGACCGGCATGGACATCAATGTCTCCGGCCACCTGAACGTCGCTGACGTGCTCGCCTCCCCCAAAGAGAAGATCGTTCGTGCGGCCATCGCCCCCTCCGGCTGGACCAAAGACCGGGGCGGCACAATCGATGTACTGATCGGATCGCCTTCGGCCCTGAACTTCGACGGTCCCCACCCCTCGATCCGCGACATCTGGAAGCTCGAAGAGGCCCTGGCCACTGTCGAGAGCGACTACGACCTCGTGTTGATCGATTGCGCCCCGTCACTGAATGCGCTGACCCGCACGGCATGGGCCGCGAGCGACCGCGTGGCCGTCGTGACCGAGCCCGGGCTGTTCTCCGTGGCCGCCGCCGACCGGGCGCTGCGGGCGATCGAGGAGATCCGCCGTGGCCTCTCCCCGCGTCTCCAGCCGCTCGGCATCATCGTGAACCGCGTGCGGTCGCAGTCGCTCGAGCACCAGTTCCGCATCAAGGAGCTCCGCGACATGTTCGGCCCGCTTGTGCTCTCGCCGCAGCTGCCCGAGCGTACGTCGCTCCAGCAGGCCCAGGGCGCGGCGAAGCCCCTGCACGTCTGGCCCGGCGAGGGCGCCCAGGAGATGGCGCGCAACTTCGACCTGCTGCTCGAGCGCGTGATGCGCACGGGCCGCATCGGCGACTACGCCGACACCGCCGCGGCCGCCTCCGGCCGCTCCCCCGCCGACCACTAG
- a CDS encoding aminodeoxychorismate lyase: MTDRTTPVLLVLRSPGGEGHVPPVYDVADPHAPVAEALDLGITRGDGVFETITVVNGIPQALDAHLDRLARSAAMLDLPAPDLTAWRTSVFAAVDLHSEVPEAFVKLLYSRGVEGSGQPTGWVWMQPSADFTRERTEGIDVVLLDRGYPSTVAETSPWLLQGAKTLSYAVNRAALREAQRRGADDVLFVSSDGLLLEGPTSTVILKLDGRLVTPNPNFGLLPGTTQESVFEIAAHNGYKTAYEALTPADLRRADAAWLVSSVRNAAPIRSVDGAPRAVDAALTDSINTGLASRTT; encoded by the coding sequence ATGACCGACCGCACGACTCCCGTTCTGCTGGTGCTCCGCTCGCCGGGCGGCGAAGGGCACGTTCCACCGGTCTACGACGTGGCCGACCCGCACGCGCCGGTCGCCGAGGCGCTCGACCTCGGTATCACCCGGGGCGACGGCGTCTTCGAGACGATCACGGTGGTCAACGGCATCCCGCAGGCTCTGGATGCCCACCTCGACCGTCTCGCGCGATCCGCCGCCATGCTCGACCTCCCCGCCCCCGACCTCACCGCCTGGCGAACGAGCGTCTTCGCGGCCGTCGACCTGCACTCCGAGGTGCCGGAGGCGTTCGTGAAACTGCTGTACTCGCGGGGCGTCGAGGGTTCCGGGCAGCCGACCGGCTGGGTCTGGATGCAGCCGAGCGCCGACTTCACCCGCGAACGCACCGAGGGGATCGACGTGGTGCTGCTCGACCGCGGGTACCCGAGCACGGTCGCCGAGACGTCGCCGTGGTTGCTGCAGGGCGCCAAGACGCTGTCGTACGCCGTCAACAGGGCGGCCCTCCGCGAGGCCCAGCGCCGGGGGGCCGACGATGTGCTCTTCGTCTCGAGCGACGGGCTGCTGCTCGAGGGGCCGACCTCCACGGTCATCCTGAAGCTCGACGGCAGGCTGGTGACGCCGAACCCGAACTTCGGACTGCTGCCCGGTACGACGCAGGAGAGCGTGTTCGAGATCGCGGCGCACAACGGCTACAAGACGGCGTACGAGGCGCTGACGCCCGCGGACCTGCGGCGAGCCGACGCGGCGTGGCTGGTGTCGAGCGTGCGGAATGCCGCGCCGATCCGCTCGGTCGACGGCGCACCGCGGGCGGTGGATGCCGCATTGACCGACTCGATCAACACCGGCCTCGCGTCGCGGACCACCTGA
- a CDS encoding 3-methyladenine DNA glycosylase → MSTTFAEPRLPAQFAPTTLERAEWSALEQAHQLRADALTAGWRARRQTGEAHPVDDFLFTYYPYRPSLLRRWHPGAGVVLDGTAGLDRHEWRWYVPVDAAVGARRADADADADAGASAVDARGFLDAKTSTVTFIRNLLERTASRAARFSCFGLHEWAMVYRVAEGEVRHEALPLRLTAAETDAVVEQNRITCSHFDAFRFFTPEARPTNELQLTRESQPEHEQPGCLHAGMDVYKWAIKLGPLVPGEVLLDCFELARDIRQLDMQASPYDVTAYGLEPVRIESAEGKKTYAAAQRRFTERSNALRLAVVEAIDTARRI, encoded by the coding sequence ATGTCGACCACCTTCGCCGAGCCGCGCCTTCCGGCGCAGTTCGCCCCGACGACGCTCGAGCGCGCGGAGTGGTCGGCGCTCGAGCAGGCGCACCAGCTGCGGGCCGACGCCCTCACCGCCGGCTGGCGAGCGCGCCGCCAGACCGGCGAGGCGCACCCCGTCGACGACTTCCTCTTCACCTACTACCCCTACCGCCCGAGCCTGCTGCGTCGCTGGCATCCCGGCGCGGGTGTCGTGCTCGACGGCACCGCCGGGCTCGATCGGCACGAGTGGCGGTGGTACGTGCCGGTCGACGCGGCCGTCGGTGCGCGGAGGGCCGATGCCGACGCCGATGCCGACGCTGGCGCGAGCGCGGTGGATGCCCGGGGGTTCCTCGACGCGAAGACCTCGACGGTCACGTTCATCCGGAACCTGCTGGAACGCACCGCCTCGCGTGCGGCACGGTTCAGCTGCTTCGGCCTGCACGAGTGGGCGATGGTCTACCGCGTCGCGGAGGGCGAGGTGCGGCACGAGGCGCTTCCGTTACGGCTGACGGCCGCCGAGACTGACGCCGTGGTCGAACAGAATCGCATCACGTGTTCGCACTTCGACGCGTTCCGGTTCTTCACCCCGGAGGCGCGGCCGACGAACGAGCTGCAGCTCACCCGCGAATCCCAGCCGGAGCACGAGCAGCCCGGCTGCCTGCACGCCGGCATGGACGTCTACAAGTGGGCGATCAAGCTCGGCCCGCTGGTGCCCGGGGAGGTGCTGCTCGACTGTTTCGAGCTGGCCCGCGACATCCGGCAGCTCGACATGCAGGCGTCACCGTACGATGTGACGGCCTACGGTCTCGAACCTGTGCGCATCGAGTCCGCGGAGGGCAAGAAGACGTACGCGGCCGCCCAGCGCCGTTTCACCGAGCGCTCAAACGCACTGCGCCTGGCTGTCGTGGAAGCCATCGACACGGCCCGCCGGATCTGA
- a CDS encoding S1C family serine protease: MQTPESQPQPEFHEAVPAAAGTATRERRIWRPRNFLILGASAAALAVACTSVGLTLGVGVPLALNAAAAASGTSSSSSLLDTRGSGSGSGTSTLPNGGYGSFGSGSGSSGSSGSGSTGSGSSGSGTSGSGTGTATQSATTATADQAVGVVLINTVLKYEGAEAAGTGIILTSDGEILTNNHVVEGSTSISVTIASTGKTYTATVVGTDATHDVAVLKLEGASGLTPASLDTSEDLAVGDAITGVGNAGGTGTLSAAAGTVTGLDQSVTTQAEGSAAGETLDGMIQVEADIQSGDSGGPLYDADGEVVGIDTAASSGSSVVTGFAIPITDALSIAKQIDSGAATSTITIGLPAFLGIEVASSSTGSSTYPGSGTAGGTGTGTSTVAGATVAGVIDGTPAATAGLAAGDVITAVDGTSVASGSALTSTLKTYKVGDTVTLTYTDASGASQTATATLIAGPAA, from the coding sequence ATGCAAACGCCCGAGAGCCAGCCGCAGCCCGAGTTCCACGAGGCAGTACCTGCTGCCGCCGGAACGGCAACCCGTGAGAGGCGCATCTGGCGTCCCCGCAACTTTCTGATTCTGGGCGCGTCCGCCGCAGCCCTGGCGGTCGCGTGCACCAGCGTCGGCCTCACCCTCGGTGTCGGCGTACCCCTCGCCCTGAACGCGGCGGCAGCCGCCTCCGGCACCAGCTCGTCGTCGAGCCTGCTCGACACCCGCGGTTCGGGATCGGGCAGCGGAACATCCACTCTTCCGAACGGCGGCTACGGCAGCTTCGGCAGCGGGAGCGGCTCGAGCGGCTCCAGCGGGTCGGGAAGCACCGGATCGGGCAGCTCCGGATCGGGAACGTCCGGCAGCGGCACGGGCACCGCGACGCAGTCGGCCACCACCGCCACCGCCGACCAGGCCGTCGGCGTCGTTCTGATCAACACCGTGCTGAAGTACGAGGGCGCGGAGGCGGCCGGTACCGGCATCATCCTCACCTCCGACGGCGAGATCCTGACCAACAACCACGTCGTGGAGGGCTCGACCAGCATCTCGGTCACCATCGCCTCCACGGGCAAGACGTACACCGCGACCGTCGTCGGCACCGACGCCACCCACGATGTCGCCGTGCTGAAGCTCGAGGGGGCATCCGGTCTCACCCCGGCCTCGCTCGACACGTCCGAAGACCTCGCGGTCGGCGACGCCATCACGGGCGTCGGCAACGCGGGCGGAACCGGCACACTGTCGGCCGCGGCCGGCACCGTGACCGGACTCGACCAGTCGGTGACCACGCAGGCCGAGGGATCCGCTGCGGGCGAGACGCTCGACGGAATGATCCAGGTCGAGGCGGACATCCAGTCCGGCGACTCGGGCGGCCCCCTCTACGACGCCGACGGCGAGGTCGTCGGCATCGACACTGCGGCGTCGAGCGGCAGCAGCGTCGTGACCGGCTTCGCGATCCCGATCACGGATGCTCTCTCCATCGCCAAGCAGATCGACTCCGGTGCCGCCACCTCGACGATCACCATCGGCCTGCCCGCCTTCCTCGGAATCGAGGTCGCGAGCTCCTCGACCGGCAGCAGCACCTACCCCGGATCGGGTACAGCAGGCGGAACCGGCACGGGCACCAGCACGGTCGCGGGTGCGACGGTCGCCGGCGTCATCGACGGCACCCCGGCCGCCACAGCCGGCCTCGCCGCGGGTGACGTCATCACCGCCGTCGACGGCACCAGCGTCGCGAGCGGAAGCGCGCTGACCAGCACGCTGAAGACCTACAAGGTCGGCGACACCGTGACCCTGACCTACACTGACGCCTCCGGCGCCAGCCAGACGGCGACCGCGACCCTGATCGCGGGCCCCGCCGCCTGA
- a CDS encoding MerR family transcriptional regulator: protein MSEHVHGEEARYDQGLLFTDGLPELDDAAGYRGAVAARAAGITYRQLDYWARTSLVEPTVRGAAGSGSQRLYGFRDILVLKLVKRLLDTGISLQQIRTAIEQLRESGVTDLAQTTLMSDGASVYLCTSNDEVIDLVSRGQGVFGIAVGKVLREVESSLVELGTDVADPMDELAARRAARSA, encoded by the coding sequence ATGAGTGAGCACGTCCACGGCGAGGAAGCTCGTTACGACCAGGGCCTGCTCTTCACCGACGGTCTGCCGGAGCTCGACGACGCTGCCGGGTATCGCGGTGCTGTCGCGGCTCGTGCTGCGGGCATCACGTACCGGCAGCTCGACTACTGGGCACGCACCTCCCTCGTGGAGCCCACGGTCCGTGGGGCCGCCGGATCAGGTTCGCAGCGCCTCTACGGGTTCCGCGACATCCTCGTGCTGAAGCTCGTGAAGCGACTCCTCGACACCGGCATCTCGCTGCAGCAGATCCGTACCGCCATCGAGCAGCTGCGGGAGTCGGGCGTCACCGACCTCGCCCAGACCACGCTGATGAGCGACGGGGCGAGCGTCTACCTCTGCACGTCGAACGACGAGGTCATCGACCTCGTCAGCCGCGGCCAGGGTGTCTTCGGCATCGCGGTGGGCAAGGTGCTGCGCGAGGTGGAATCCTCCCTCGTCGAGCTCGGCACCGACGTGGCCGACCCCATGGACGAGCTCGCAGCGCGTCGCGCCGCCCGTTCCGCCTGA
- a CDS encoding FtsX-like permease family protein translates to MATSEAPRETLRRGAALLREAAVCVLSQRLASLLTVVVIAAVCVAVLATAGRAEGSANDVLSSLDDSGTRSIVVRAEPGSGLDTSVLDRLRMLGGIEWAGAFGAADDVTNAALEGGRAVSRRAFYGGDAASGARVSERAADQLGLSDGVGEVVSRASGEEVDITGFVELSPDLRFLEPVVLVPAPTPQASPVAVLVVRAQSAPLVAAVATAVTSVLGVDDPTTVTVQTSERLAAVRQQVENHLGDFGRGLVLSTFAGSSALVGAILFALVMMRRRDFGRRRALGASRSLLVLLLLSQVGLTAALASALGTVLALSALALLRQPLPTPAFTVAVAILATTTALVAAVLPALFASTRDPLRELRVP, encoded by the coding sequence ATGGCCACATCCGAAGCGCCGCGCGAGACGCTCCGCAGAGGGGCGGCGCTTCTGCGGGAGGCCGCGGTCTGTGTGCTCAGCCAGCGACTCGCCTCCCTGCTGACGGTCGTTGTCATCGCTGCCGTCTGTGTCGCCGTGCTGGCGACGGCGGGGCGTGCAGAGGGCAGCGCCAACGACGTGCTGTCGAGCCTCGACGACTCCGGAACGCGGTCGATCGTCGTGCGGGCTGAGCCCGGCTCGGGACTCGACACGAGTGTGCTCGACCGCCTGCGGATGCTCGGGGGCATCGAGTGGGCGGGTGCCTTCGGCGCGGCCGACGACGTGACGAACGCCGCGCTCGAGGGCGGCCGAGCGGTGTCGCGCCGTGCGTTCTACGGCGGCGACGCCGCATCCGGGGCCCGCGTTTCGGAGCGTGCGGCCGACCAGCTCGGCCTCTCCGACGGGGTGGGCGAGGTGGTGTCGAGAGCATCCGGTGAGGAAGTCGACATCACAGGGTTCGTCGAGCTCTCACCCGACCTCCGGTTTCTCGAACCGGTCGTGCTGGTACCCGCGCCGACGCCGCAGGCCAGCCCGGTCGCGGTGCTGGTGGTGCGTGCCCAGTCCGCGCCGCTCGTCGCCGCGGTCGCCACCGCCGTCACCTCCGTTCTCGGAGTCGACGACCCCACGACCGTGACCGTGCAGACCAGTGAACGGCTCGCCGCCGTGCGCCAGCAGGTCGAGAACCACCTCGGCGACTTCGGGCGCGGCCTGGTGCTCTCCACCTTCGCCGGCTCCTCCGCGCTGGTCGGTGCGATCCTGTTCGCCCTCGTGATGATGCGCCGGCGGGACTTCGGCCGCCGACGTGCGCTCGGGGCGTCCCGTTCGCTCCTCGTGCTGCTGCTCCTCAGCCAGGTCGGTTTGACCGCCGCCCTGGCCTCGGCGCTCGGAACGGTGCTCGCCCTCTCGGCGCTCGCCCTGCTGCGGCAGCCGCTGCCCACGCCCGCCTTCACGGTAGCCGTCGCGATCCTCGCCACCACGACCGCACTCGTGGCCGCCGTGCTGCCGGCGCTGTTCGCGTCGACGCGGGATCCGCTGCGCGAGCTCCGCGTGCCCTGA